Below is a genomic region from bacterium.
CTCAGTTTGCCAATTCCCAACTGGTGCGGGTTAATTTTGACTCGTATGAGGCTATAGAGAAGCGCCTTTCCGAAAATGCTTCGTTTGTGCCATCTACGCCAACTAGCGGCGATCCGTTTGGGGTTGTAACCCTGACAGATGAATAACAAACCTATTGATTTTTTGACAGGTTTTTGGTAACATTACTGGGTATTTAAAGTGAAAATTCATTCGGGTCGGTAGCTCAGCTGGTTAGAGCAGTTGCCTCTTAAGCAATTGGTCGTGGGTTCGAATCCCACCCGACCCACCAAAAAACTCGGACTTATCCGAGTTTTTTTAAATAGTAGTTGTTTGCAAATTGAAGCTGTTCGGGAGTTCCCACAGGCAGCCAGCGAGTGGCCCGAAATAATTTAACAGGGACACTTTCGGCTTCTCTGGCGAGAGTGTGAGGAAGGCTGAATTCGGCGCCGCTAGGTGTTTCGACTTTTACTAAAGAATAATCAAAGAATTTAGGATCCAGGCAGTATGCTCCGCAGTTTATTAAGCTCGAATTTTCATTAAAGCCGATAAAGTTGTTATTCTCGTCTTCGGCGATACCGTACTTGGCAGTTTGCGTGCTTTGCCAGACAAGCATGGCATTGCCGTTGCTAAGTAGGTTAGTTAAATCCGTTTTGGTATAAAGATCATCGCCATTTACAGCTAAGAACTTAGTGTGGAGCAAATCTTTAGCGCGAAGCAGGGCATCGCCGGTTCCTAGCAGTTCATGCTGGGTAACATATCGAACAGTTTTGCCATTCCAGCTTTCGCCGAAGTGTTTAATAATTTGATCGCCTAAATAGCCGACCACAATAATGACTTCGGTGATTTCGTCCGGGAGGGAATTTAAAGTGTGTTCGAGCAATGGCTTGCCGCCAATGTCGATAAGCGGTTTGGGGTGATGTTCTGTAAAGGGCCGGAGGCGCAAGCCTTTGCCGGCTGCAAGAATTACTGCTTGCATAAATTTTTGCTTTAAAATTTATGGTCAATCTAAGCAAGCTAAGATTGATCGTGGTGCACCCGGCAGGATTCGAACCTGCTACCTTCTGGTTCGAAGCCAGACACTCTATCCAAATGAGCTACGGGTGCATAATATCAAAATTTTACCCCAAATACAGCGCCCTGACAAGTACTCTCGGCTCGCTGGGCCATGGTATAATCTACATATGTTAATTGTACTTTTGGGCGAAGATGTTTACGCCAAACAGGAATATTTACAGAATATAATAGAGAAGTCCGAGTTAGAAATAGCCCGGTATGACGCAACCATGCCATTGCCCAAGCTTGGCTCTTTGGCGGGCCAGAGCTTGTTTGGTGCCGGCCAAATTCATATCTTCAGCCATTGCCTAGGCCAGTACGATTTGCCGGAATTGGAATCTGCAGCTAAGGGCACTAGTCAGATTGTGTTTATAGAGGACACCTTAGATAAGCGCTTAACCAAAACAAAGCAGCTGATGAAGATAGCGGAAGTGAAAGAATTTTTGGCTCCTGCTCCGGAGGTTGCTGCCAAGTGGATTGTAAGCCATGCGGAAAGCATAGGCATAACTATTCAGCCGGCTGCGGCTGCGGAAATGTCGCTGCGCTTGATAGGGGAGACAAAAAAGAACTTATCTACCACTGCTGCGCATAATGAGCTGCTTAAGCTTTGGGCCTTTGCCGGAGAGAAAACCATCACAAAGCAAATGGTTGAAGAACTGACTCCGAAAGATTTAGCCATAGATTTATTTGCACTGCTGGATAGCATTGGACAAAAGAACAAGCCTGCAGTTGTGAGACTGCTCCAGCAATATTACGATTCTAGTAGCGAAGACGACAAAACTCTCACTATCCGTTTGTCTGCGCTATTGGCCGACCAATTGCGGAGCATTATGATTGTAAAACAGGCAAGCGAGCAAAGATTATCCGATAACGACCTTCTAACAGCAACAGGCTGGAAGAGCGGGCGGTTATTCATCATGAAAAAACTGGCTAATAACTTTTCGGCGCAGCAATTATCTGGGGCATTAAACAAATTTTATAATCTTGATAAAGAATTAAAAAATTCCAACTTACCGCCCCGCATAGTAATCGACATGATAGTTGCAGTAATTTAATATTTGTGCTATAATAGTTACACATGTCTAAAAAAACTCTATTCTTCTGCACAGCCATCGCCATCGCCGCTGCATTAACTTTCCCAGCGATCGCATTGTTAGCTTAATTTTAAAATCCTTTTGCTTCGCATGAGGATTTTTTAAATAAAATTAATCAATAAACATCATAAAATCATGATGAAACAAATTACCAAAGCGAGAGTGGCAAAAATTGCCGCTAGTGCCGCTATTTCTGTGAGTTTATTAGCTCCTTCGGCAGCCTTTGCCATTACTGCAAACAGCGATACCAAAGACTCCGGACAGGCCAGAACTAACAAGCCTATCGAATTTCAGGGCGGGCCCATTAAGCAGAAGACCCGATCCATAAAAGATTGCCAAGTGGATGCTAAGGCTATAAAAGAGACTTATCGTAAAGCCGTGCAGGCCAACGATAAAACTTATGCTGCCGCAGTCAAATCTTCTAATCAGACTGCTAGTGCTGCCACTAAGGCAGCGGCACAGGCTCGAAAAACTGCCACCAGTGCAGCTAAGTCTATAAAAGATAAGGATGCCCGCCAAGCTGCTTTAAAAAAGGCAGAAACCGATTACAAAGCAGCTACCAAAGCCGCGAAAGATGCCCAGAAGGCTTCTAAAGAAGCCGCAAACCAAGCGCGCAAAACTGCCAACAAAACTGCTGAGCAGTCTCGCGATGCGGCACTCCGCAACTCCGGCTGCGTTAAAGGCGCCAGTACAAATGGAGTTTTCGGTAGGGTTGCAAATTTCTTCAGTTTCTAATTTAGAAATCAAAAGACGCACGAAATGTGCGTCTTTTTTATTTGGTGATAACTATTTAGTTTATAGGCCGCGCTTTTCTTTCTTACGGTCGTTAGGGTCGAGCAAACGTTTGCGGATGCGGATGCTTTGCGGTGTGACTTCTACAAGCTCGTCTGCGCCGATGTATTCCAAAGCAAAGTCTAAGGTAACTTCGCGAGGCGGAACCAATATAATGCCTTCATCGCTGCCCGAGGCTCGCATGTTTGTCAGTTTCTTGCCTTTGCAGATATTTACTTCTATATCTGCTTCCAATGCATTTTTCCCAACTACTTGTCCCAAGTAAACTTCGGTGGCTGGGCCAACAAACATGATGCCTCGATCTTGAGCATTGTTGAGGCCATAGGCCGTACTGGTGCCGGACTCCGAAGCGATTAAGGATCCGTGCTGGTTGGTGGAGGTATCGATTTCGTGTACCGGGCGGTAGCTGTCAAAGAGATTGTTGATAATAACCGTACCTTTGGTGCGGGTAAGCAGTAAGTTTTTTAAACCAATTAAACCGCGCGTTGGGATAATGTATTCGGCGTGAATTTCTCCGCTCGGAGTGGTCTCCAAAATTTGCATCTCCCCGCCGCGCTTGCCGATTTCTTCTATGACGGCGCCTTGGTGTTCGCTTGGTACATCCACAGACAGGAATTCGTAAGGCTCTTTACGGACACCGTCTTCTTCGTGGAAAATAACCTGAGGCTGAGAAACTTGCATTTCGAAGCCTTCGCGGCGCATGGTTTCTATTAATACTGCCAAGTGCAGTTCGCCGCGTCCGGACACTAAGAATGAGTCGCCGGTAGCTTCTTCTACGCGCAGCGCCACGTTGGTTTCTAGTTCTTTGAAGAGGCGGTCGCGGATTTGCCTGGATGTGAGCAAATTACCTTCGCGTCCGGCAAATGGGGAAGTGTTTACCCCAAATGTCATTTTAATGGTCGGCTGTTCGATCTCGACTGGAGGAATTTGGCGCGGATTAGCTGTATCGGTAATAGTGTCGCCGATTTGCACGCCGTCGAAACCGCCAATCGCTACAATGTCTCCTGCTACGGCCTGGTCGACTTCTACGGTGTTTAAGCCTTCGTACATTAATAAGGAGGAAGCTTTGCCGTTGGTTTTGGTTCCCTCTCGAGAAATTAAAGTGATGTTTTGGGCTCTCGCCACGCTGCCGGAAGAAATTTTACCGATACCGATTTTACCTTTGTAGTTATCGTAACGCAGCGCTAAAACGAGCATAGCGAATGGGTCATCGGAGATGGTTGGTGCGGCAATATTGGAAACGATGGCTTCGAATACCGGAGTGATGTCTGGCGCCGAATTGGATTGAATTTTTTGCAGAGTTTCGGACGCATCGAGGCCGGCAATACCTTTGATGCCGCTGGCATAAAGAATAGGAAAGTCGAGCTGTTCTTCTGTTGCACCCAAAGACACGAACAGGTCGAAAGTCTTGTTAACTACTTCGTCAATCTGCGCCTCTGGCTTGTCGATTTTATTGATTACAACAATGGCTTTGTGGCCCAGTTCCAGCGCCTTTTTTAAAACGAACTTAGTCTGGGGCATCGGACCTTCCTTGGCGTCTACTAATAATAGTACGCCGTCGGCCATTTTAAGGGTACGCTCAACTTCGCCGCCGAAGTCTGCGTGACCCGGGGTGTCGACAATATTGATTTTGACCTCGTTGTAAATAAGAGAAGCATTTTTGGCGGTAATGGTGATGCCTCGTTCACGCTCGATGTCGCCGGAATCCATAATCAAAACATCGCCGGCATCTTTAACGGTTTGGGTTTGTTTGAGCATGGCGTCTACTAGGG
It encodes:
- a CDS encoding NTP transferase domain-containing protein, which gives rise to MQAVILAAGKGLRLRPFTEHHPKPLIDIGGKPLLEHTLNSLPDEITEVIIVVGYLGDQIIKHFGESWNGKTVRYVTQHELLGTGDALLRAKDLLHTKFLAVNGDDLYTKTDLTNLLSNGNAMLVWQSTQTAKYGIAEDENNNFIGFNENSSLINCGAYCLDPKFFDYSLVKVETPSGAEFSLPHTLAREAESVPVKLFRATRWLPVGTPEQLQFANNYYLKKLG
- the typA gene encoding translational GTPase TypA; translation: MTRDNIRNVAIIAHVDHGKTTLVDAMLKQTQTVKDAGDVLIMDSGDIERERGITITAKNASLIYNEVKINIVDTPGHADFGGEVERTLKMADGVLLLVDAKEGPMPQTKFVLKKALELGHKAIVVINKIDKPEAQIDEVVNKTFDLFVSLGATEEQLDFPILYASGIKGIAGLDASETLQKIQSNSAPDITPVFEAIVSNIAAPTISDDPFAMLVLALRYDNYKGKIGIGKISSGSVARAQNITLISREGTKTNGKASSLLMYEGLNTVEVDQAVAGDIVAIGGFDGVQIGDTITDTANPRQIPPVEIEQPTIKMTFGVNTSPFAGREGNLLTSRQIRDRLFKELETNVALRVEEATGDSFLVSGRGELHLAVLIETMRREGFEMQVSQPQVIFHEEDGVRKEPYEFLSVDVPSEHQGAVIEEIGKRGGEMQILETTPSGEIHAEYIIPTRGLIGLKNLLLTRTKGTVIINNLFDSYRPVHEIDTSTNQHGSLIASESGTSTAYGLNNAQDRGIMFVGPATEVYLGQVVGKNALEADIEVNICKGKKLTNMRASGSDEGIILVPPREVTLDFALEYIGADELVEVTPQSIRIRKRLLDPNDRKKEKRGL